Proteins from a single region of Sinorhizobium meliloti:
- the tnpA gene encoding IS66-like element accessory protein TnpA, whose product MVGDRAGAMLGVMDEAMDEARHDGAYRRIELITGRRQRRNWTDEEKARILAESAEPGVNISAVARRWGVNRGLLNVWRREAGLSSRRSEQACAQQAMFVPVTVVGERTLHQSGPSDIASVASGRIEIEIAGARMTVIGSVAPELAQAMVAALRGRR is encoded by the coding sequence ATGGTTGGAGATCGCGCTGGTGCCATGCTTGGAGTCATGGATGAAGCCATGGATGAAGCCAGGCATGATGGAGCCTACCGGCGGATCGAGCTGATCACCGGGCGACGCCAGCGGCGGAATTGGACCGACGAGGAGAAGGCGCGGATCCTTGCGGAGAGCGCTGAACCCGGAGTGAACATCTCGGCTGTTGCCCGGCGTTGGGGCGTCAATCGCGGCTTGCTGAATGTCTGGCGCCGCGAAGCCGGGCTTTCCTCTCGACGATCAGAGCAAGCCTGCGCACAGCAGGCGATGTTCGTGCCGGTGACCGTGGTTGGAGAACGAACGCTTCACCAGAGCGGGCCGTCGGATATCGCTTCCGTCGCTTCCGGCCGAATTGAGATCGAGATTGCCGGGGCGCGCATGACCGTGATCGGCTCGGTGGCGCCCGAGTTGGCGCAGGCGATGGTGGCGGCGTTGCGAGGACGCCGGTGA
- a CDS encoding HpcH/HpaI aldolase/citrate lyase family protein: protein MKDFSIPARIDVMTDSPRWRSLLFVPAHSRKYVASVHERGADGVILDLEDSVPIDQKIDARRELPDSIVSVGRQGGSVLVRVNHDLCTLAADLNASIIPGVDAIVLPKVESKDWVAEVADAVTRLEKARGIPHGTVRFLAQIESPRGLQRLPEIASSDARMAALALGPEDFCAAVGGSPEFDLLLAPNLQVLFAARAAGLLPLGFVGSIGEFQDSQKLRQTSVHARRLGFAGALAIHPAQVTIFNEAFSPSADEIEWALKIVDAQQDAFKSGLGAFAVDGKMVDPPVIQRAHQVLALAGKP from the coding sequence GTGAAGGATTTTTCCATACCGGCCAGGATTGATGTCATGACCGATAGCCCTCGCTGGAGATCGTTGCTGTTCGTTCCCGCACATAGCCGCAAATATGTGGCCTCGGTCCATGAACGTGGCGCTGATGGCGTCATCTTGGATCTCGAAGATTCGGTGCCAATTGACCAGAAGATTGATGCGCGGCGTGAACTTCCTGACAGTATCGTCTCGGTGGGACGTCAGGGCGGATCCGTCTTGGTTCGCGTCAATCATGATTTGTGCACTTTGGCAGCCGATCTCAACGCCTCTATCATACCGGGTGTCGATGCAATTGTTCTTCCCAAGGTAGAATCGAAGGACTGGGTGGCAGAGGTGGCCGACGCCGTCACTCGGTTAGAAAAAGCGAGAGGAATTCCCCATGGAACGGTGCGGTTTCTGGCCCAGATCGAGAGCCCCCGTGGCTTGCAACGCCTGCCAGAGATAGCATCATCTGATGCAAGGATGGCTGCCTTGGCCCTCGGCCCTGAGGATTTCTGTGCGGCCGTGGGTGGCTCTCCCGAGTTCGATCTTCTCTTAGCGCCAAATTTGCAGGTGCTTTTTGCGGCAAGGGCAGCAGGATTGCTTCCCTTGGGCTTTGTAGGCTCCATCGGGGAGTTCCAGGACAGCCAGAAACTGCGACAAACTTCCGTCCATGCGCGCCGGCTCGGTTTCGCGGGCGCCTTGGCTATTCATCCAGCCCAGGTCACCATTTTCAACGAGGCTTTCTCGCCGAGCGCAGATGAGATCGAGTGGGCATTAAAAATTGTCGATGCGCAGCAAGACGCGTTCAAGAGCGGACTTGGTGCGTTCGCTGTCGATGGAAAAATGGTGGACCCACCGGTGATCCAGCGCGCGCACCAAGTCTTGGCTCTTGCCGGAAAACCATAA
- a CDS encoding methylaspartate ammonia-lyase, translating into MQIKDVILTRGDGAFFYDDQAAIRAGVDHDGFLYVGEPLTPGFPSIRVPASCLSVGLVLADDTIVWGDMMGVQYSGAGGRDPLFDADQIKALTSQVVVPRLLKADASRFLDACSLTFQWFEGKRLPLSIEYGVSQALLSAAAHAARSTMSEVVCREFSLPLPRGRVPIYCQSGDAREINVDKMILKGVDVLPHGLINSRKKFGADGQTFIEFVKWVARRVREIGPADYSPVLHFDVYGWIGFEIGSDPQTIADFICKVADMVPEFILNIESPADFGSTAAQVDDYARIVAILDARGGRARVVVDEQCNTLDDVRLFAEAKAAHLIQIKAPDVGSMADTARAVLICKENRVGAYVGGSCSETDISARATVHVSVATQADMMLAKPGMGVDEGLTIIGNEQNRLLAVLERGRTQTGNNA; encoded by the coding sequence GTGCAAATCAAAGATGTCATTCTCACGCGCGGCGACGGTGCTTTTTTCTATGACGACCAGGCCGCCATTCGCGCTGGAGTTGATCATGATGGATTCCTGTACGTTGGCGAGCCGCTGACACCTGGGTTCCCCTCGATACGTGTGCCAGCATCCTGCCTGAGCGTCGGCCTTGTGTTGGCGGACGACACCATCGTCTGGGGCGACATGATGGGCGTCCAGTACTCGGGTGCGGGTGGTCGTGATCCACTCTTCGATGCCGACCAAATCAAGGCGCTCACGTCCCAGGTCGTCGTTCCGCGGCTCTTAAAAGCCGATGCAAGCCGCTTTCTCGACGCTTGCTCTCTGACATTCCAGTGGTTTGAAGGCAAGCGGCTGCCACTGTCCATTGAGTATGGCGTCAGCCAAGCCCTACTAAGCGCCGCTGCGCATGCAGCAAGATCCACGATGAGCGAGGTGGTCTGCCGTGAATTCAGCTTGCCACTTCCGCGAGGTCGCGTTCCGATCTATTGCCAAAGCGGAGATGCTCGCGAGATCAACGTCGACAAGATGATCTTGAAAGGCGTGGACGTGCTCCCGCATGGCTTGATCAATTCCCGCAAAAAGTTCGGTGCAGACGGCCAGACATTCATTGAGTTCGTGAAATGGGTCGCGCGGCGGGTGCGCGAAATCGGCCCGGCTGACTATAGTCCGGTGCTGCATTTCGATGTTTACGGCTGGATCGGCTTTGAGATTGGTTCAGATCCCCAGACGATCGCCGACTTCATCTGTAAGGTCGCGGACATGGTACCAGAATTCATCCTGAATATTGAGTCCCCCGCGGATTTCGGTTCTACAGCGGCGCAGGTCGACGATTATGCGCGGATCGTCGCAATCTTGGATGCCCGCGGTGGACGAGCACGCGTCGTCGTCGATGAGCAGTGCAACACTCTTGACGATGTCCGCCTCTTCGCCGAGGCCAAGGCCGCCCATCTCATTCAGATCAAGGCTCCCGATGTCGGATCGATGGCAGACACTGCACGTGCCGTTCTCATATGCAAAGAAAACCGCGTCGGAGCCTATGTAGGTGGAAGCTGCAGTGAAACGGACATTTCTGCTCGCGCCACGGTTCACGTATCCGTAGCCACGCAAGCCGACATGATGCTTGCCAAGCCTGGGATGGGCGTCGACGAGGGTTTGACTATCATCGGAAACGAACAAAATCGGCTGCTTGCTGTGCTTGAACGCGGTCGAACGCAAACCGGAAACAATGCATAG
- a CDS encoding LysR family transcriptional regulator: MEFRQLKYFVGVAEAGSFTKAAAQLNVAQSALSLHVRQMEEGFGTQLLIRDRTGVTLTSAGSKLLNHARIILDQVSRAEQELTSKVKSPSGEVTIGIPSGAARVMVAELLAIAKERLPRVSLKIVEGMSGPVEEWMAAGRFNIAILYKTVERPGDAEVLASEEFCLVGPPDQPPFEETIRLADLHAYPLAVPMRVNNVRRSVADVVALHGCTLDVRFEVDSLSSIISMVMDGKAYSILTPSAIQREVCLGQIRIVRIVEPAITRTVVLAVNPKDERSVEVNAVRALITEVVHLLAESGKWPTILPEVASASRSRVRASG; the protein is encoded by the coding sequence GTGGAATTTAGACAACTTAAATATTTCGTTGGCGTTGCAGAGGCGGGCAGCTTCACGAAAGCCGCAGCGCAACTGAATGTCGCGCAGAGCGCGCTCAGTCTTCATGTGCGGCAAATGGAAGAAGGTTTTGGGACGCAGCTTTTGATTCGGGATAGAACTGGAGTCACGCTTACTTCAGCAGGCTCGAAGTTGCTAAATCACGCGCGCATTATCTTGGACCAGGTGAGCCGAGCCGAACAGGAATTGACCAGTAAGGTGAAATCACCGAGCGGAGAAGTTACAATTGGGATCCCTTCTGGGGCAGCCCGCGTAATGGTAGCTGAGCTACTCGCGATTGCGAAAGAGAGGCTCCCGAGAGTTTCGCTTAAGATCGTCGAAGGGATGAGCGGTCCGGTTGAGGAGTGGATGGCCGCTGGTCGTTTCAACATTGCAATCCTCTATAAAACGGTTGAAAGGCCGGGCGACGCTGAAGTGCTTGCCAGCGAGGAATTTTGTCTAGTTGGGCCTCCCGACCAACCTCCTTTCGAAGAAACAATCAGGCTGGCCGATTTGCATGCATATCCGTTGGCTGTCCCAATGCGAGTCAACAACGTTCGGCGCTCGGTGGCGGATGTCGTGGCTCTGCACGGTTGCACATTGGATGTGCGATTCGAAGTCGATTCCCTGTCGTCCATCATCAGCATGGTCATGGACGGAAAAGCCTATTCGATACTGACGCCATCAGCCATTCAGCGCGAGGTCTGTCTTGGCCAGATCCGGATCGTGAGAATTGTTGAACCGGCCATCACACGTACGGTTGTCCTTGCCGTCAATCCGAAAGACGAGCGTTCCGTCGAGGTGAACGCGGTTCGCGCCTTGATCACGGAAGTAGTTCATTTGCTTGCCGAAAGCGGTAAATGGCCCACAATCTTACCCGAAGTCGCCTCGGCCTCACGCTCGAGAGTCCGCGCATCGGGATAA
- a CDS encoding calcium:proton antiporter, giving the protein MQDSTSKHVPLWSWIIPLLGGVTAALALAHVLPQDSVLILLTSAALLAGAVFAAVHHAEVLAERVGEPFGAILLAICVTIIEVAVIVSIMLSGAEGNEEVARDTVFSAVMIVLNGVIGLCLVVGGRRHHEQSFQLDAASAALAVLGTLATLSLVLPNFVIAGQPQQFDRIQLAIIGLVSLVLYGVFLYVQTVRHRDYFMDHTGAIDDGKALPAEHERPKGNMPVTGGLLVLALVAVVLLAKLLSHPLDSAVDAMGLPQAVVGVVIAGVVLLPEGIASIKAALLNRLQNSVNLVLGSALASIGMTVPVVAAISVTLGQNITLGLRPENLVMLVLTLFVSTITLGTGRTTVLQGAVHLSIFVVFLLLSAVP; this is encoded by the coding sequence ATGCAAGATAGCACCTCGAAACACGTGCCGCTGTGGTCTTGGATCATTCCGCTCCTCGGTGGCGTGACTGCGGCTCTGGCACTTGCGCACGTGCTGCCTCAAGACTCTGTCCTGATACTGCTGACGTCCGCGGCCCTGCTTGCAGGTGCTGTTTTTGCGGCGGTGCATCACGCCGAAGTTCTTGCCGAGCGGGTGGGTGAGCCTTTTGGAGCGATCCTGCTCGCCATCTGCGTGACAATCATCGAAGTGGCGGTCATCGTCTCCATAATGTTATCGGGCGCAGAGGGAAATGAAGAGGTCGCGAGAGATACGGTTTTTTCGGCGGTTATGATCGTGCTTAACGGAGTCATCGGACTTTGTCTGGTGGTTGGCGGCCGCCGCCACCACGAGCAGTCGTTTCAGTTGGATGCGGCCTCGGCGGCACTGGCGGTGCTTGGCACACTCGCGACACTGTCTCTCGTGCTGCCGAATTTCGTCATCGCGGGACAGCCCCAGCAATTCGATCGAATACAGCTTGCCATCATTGGACTTGTGTCGCTGGTCCTCTACGGCGTGTTTCTATACGTGCAGACGGTCCGCCATCGCGACTATTTCATGGATCACACGGGTGCCATCGATGACGGCAAGGCGCTTCCGGCCGAGCATGAACGCCCGAAGGGCAATATGCCGGTAACTGGAGGCCTGCTCGTGCTGGCCCTCGTGGCAGTCGTCTTGTTGGCCAAGCTGCTTTCTCATCCCCTCGACAGCGCAGTCGACGCGATGGGGCTGCCACAAGCCGTGGTTGGCGTGGTCATCGCGGGTGTCGTTCTCCTGCCGGAGGGCATAGCCTCGATCAAAGCAGCATTGCTGAACCGCCTTCAAAACAGCGTAAATCTTGTTCTCGGGTCAGCCCTTGCAAGCATAGGTATGACAGTTCCGGTGGTCGCTGCGATCTCCGTCACACTTGGGCAGAACATTACGTTGGGGCTCCGCCCGGAGAACCTCGTGATGCTCGTCCTGACACTCTTTGTCAGCACGATCACCCTCGGCACCGGCAGAACCACCGTGCTCCAAGGTGCCGTTCACCTCTCGATATTTGTTGTTTTTCTCCTGCTTTCCGCCGTGCCCTAG
- a CDS encoding CopG family ribbon-helix-helix protein, whose protein sequence is METKVLTAHVPLPLAEKVDQIAARLERSRGWIVKQALTAWVDQEEERRRLTLEALADVDAGRVIDHQAVQAWADSLDSDKPLSLPL, encoded by the coding sequence ATGGAAACCAAGGTGCTGACCGCGCACGTGCCACTGCCGCTCGCCGAGAAAGTCGATCAGATCGCCGCGCGCCTTGAGCGCTCGCGTGGGTGGATCGTCAAGCAGGCGCTGACCGCCTGGGTCGATCAGGAAGAGGAGCGCCGACGCTTGACGCTGGAAGCGCTTGCCGACGTCGACGCTGGCCGCGTTATCGATCACCAGGCCGTCCAGGCCTGGGCCGACAGTCTTGATAGTGACAAGCCGCTATCCTTACCGCTGTGA
- a CDS encoding IS3 family transposase (programmed frameshift) produces MTSIKHKIEVLSGPERRRRWSTAEKLAIIHETYEADATVSIVARRHGIQPNQLFAWRKLASQGALTATAAEEEVVPASEYRALQAQVKELQRLLGKKTMESEILKEALEIAGGPKKTDVALDLSSEGNFGMKAVCETLGVARSNIAARAANSPSRARGRPPLPDRELVEDIKAIIADMPTYGYRRVHAILRRNARKDGRSWPNAKRVYRVMKLHNLLLVRHTGAADDRLHDGQVAVERSNIRWCSDGFEIGCDNKEKVRVAFALDCCDREAIAHVATTEGIKSQDVQDLVITAVENRFGRINMLSEPIEWLTDNGSCFIARDTASLLRDIGMEPCTTPVRSPQSNGMAEAFVKTFKRDYVAVNPTPDAETVMAQLPFWFEHYNNLHPHSALGYQSPREFISSKSQA; encoded by the exons ATGACTAGCATCAAGCATAAGATAGAGGTCCTCTCCGGGCCTGAACGACGGCGGCGCTGGAGCACGGCAGAGAAGCTGGCGATCATCCACGAGACCTATGAGGCGGACGCGACGGTGAGCATCGTCGCGCGTCGGCACGGCATCCAGCCGAACCAGTTGTTCGCCTGGCGCAAGCTGGCGTCCCAAGGGGCACTAACGGCGACTGCCGCCGAAGAGGAGGTCGTTCCGGCTTCCGAATACCGGGCGCTTCAGGCCCAGGTGAAGGAGTTGCAGCGCCTGCTGGGCAAGAAGACGATGGAGAGCGAAATCCTCAAGGAAGCCCTCGAAATCGCCGGAG GGCCCAAAAAAACGGATGTTGCGCTCGATCTCTCTTCCGAGGGGAATTTTGGAATGAAGGCCGTCTGCGAAACTCTAGGTGTCGCCCGGTCGAATATCGCTGCGCGTGCCGCAAATTCCCCTTCCAGAGCCAGAGGACGTCCACCACTCCCGGATCGGGAACTGGTGGAGGATATCAAGGCCATCATCGCCGACATGCCCACCTACGGCTATCGGCGTGTCCATGCCATCCTGCGCCGCAATGCCCGGAAAGACGGGCGTTCGTGGCCCAATGCCAAGCGCGTTTACCGGGTCATGAAGCTGCACAATCTGCTGCTGGTGCGCCACACCGGAGCGGCCGATGATCGCCTCCACGACGGTCAGGTCGCTGTCGAACGTTCGAACATCAGATGGTGCTCCGACGGCTTCGAGATCGGCTGCGACAACAAGGAGAAGGTCCGGGTCGCCTTCGCTCTCGACTGCTGCGACCGAGAGGCAATCGCCCATGTCGCCACCACCGAGGGCATCAAGAGCCAGGACGTGCAGGACCTCGTGATCACCGCAGTGGAGAACCGCTTCGGCCGCATCAACATGCTGTCCGAGCCCATCGAATGGCTCACCGACAACGGCTCCTGCTTCATCGCCAGGGACACCGCGTCCTTGCTGCGCGACATCGGCATGGAACCGTGCACGACGCCGGTGCGCAGCCCGCAATCGAACGGCATGGCCGAGGCCTTCGTCAAAACCTTCAAGCGCGATTACGTCGCCGTGAACCCCACCCCGGATGCCGAAACCGTCATGGCGCAACTGCCGTTCTGGTTCGAGCATTACAACAATCTTCACCCGCACAGCGCCTTAGGGTATCAATCTCCACGCGAATTCATCAGCTCGAAATCTCAAGCCTGA
- a CDS encoding DUF305 domain-containing protein, whose translation MKEDKHSMQHPDTIIHHYLMLAVNMALSLVVMYFVMFSMIDGWSDFRNNLNMFYMALTMVAPMGIIMLAMMGGMYRNRGLNVAIYLCLAALFVVAFAGTRAQALIDDNQFIASMIPHHSGAILMCREANLTDEELTELCKQISEGQRQEIEQMNAIRARLNGSG comes from the coding sequence ATGAAAGAAGACAAGCACTCAATGCAACATCCAGACACGATAATTCACCATTACCTCATGCTCGCTGTCAACATGGCGCTCAGCCTGGTCGTCATGTACTTCGTGATGTTTTCGATGATCGACGGCTGGTCCGATTTTCGTAACAATCTCAACATGTTCTACATGGCGCTGACGATGGTCGCTCCGATGGGAATCATCATGCTGGCGATGATGGGTGGGATGTATAGGAACAGGGGACTGAATGTGGCCATTTACCTCTGCCTGGCGGCCCTCTTTGTTGTGGCGTTTGCGGGAACTCGCGCCCAGGCGTTGATCGACGACAACCAGTTCATCGCCTCGATGATCCCGCATCATTCTGGAGCAATTCTGATGTGCCGCGAAGCGAACCTCACCGACGAGGAACTGACCGAGCTGTGCAAACAAATCTCTGAAGGGCAGCGCCAAGAAATCGAGCAGATGAACGCGATCAGAGCGAGACTGAATGGCTCCGGCTAA
- a CDS encoding type II toxin-antitoxin system RelE/ParE family toxin, with protein sequence MKLEWTRKAVADLGRLYDFLAAVNRQAAARTVQSLTSAPARLLEQPRIGERLEEFDPREVRRILVGHYEIRYEIRQSTIYVLRLWHTREER encoded by the coding sequence ATGAAGCTTGAGTGGACGCGTAAGGCAGTCGCCGATCTTGGGCGCCTCTATGATTTCCTGGCAGCGGTAAATCGGCAAGCTGCGGCTCGTACTGTGCAATCGTTGACGAGCGCTCCAGCACGCCTGCTCGAACAACCACGTATCGGCGAACGGCTGGAGGAATTCGACCCTCGAGAGGTTCGGCGAATTCTCGTTGGCCATTACGAAATACGGTATGAGATCCGGCAGTCGACGATCTACGTGCTGCGGCTTTGGCATACGCGTGAAGAGCGGTAG
- a CDS encoding CaiB/BaiF CoA-transferase family protein: MRKSLKDITVVAVEQAVAAPYASSRLADAGARVIKIERPEGDFARNYDKLVRGQSAYFVWLNRGKESVCLDLRLESDRAVLDALIAQADVFIQNLKPGSIDKLGFASSDLRRRFPRLIACDISGFGEGGPFSHLKAYDLIVQAESGLSAITGTQEGPARVGVSVCDISAGMTAHAAILEALFHRERTGEGASIQVSLFDAIVDWMNVPVLQHDYSDYQTVRAGVNHPSLAPYGAYRCTDGKDVIFSVQNDREWVNFCAMFLKRPELTRQPGFADNMERVGMRKLLDEIIKARFSELSSDGAMLELEAAGLAYGRLRDIPAVSKHPHVRRTLVDTPEGAIDVIAPAAIFNNEKPSFGPVPALGAHTTSVKEELCWWPGRPSEGFFHTGQD; this comes from the coding sequence ATGAGAAAAAGTCTCAAGGATATTACGGTGGTGGCTGTCGAACAGGCAGTCGCGGCACCATACGCTTCCTCGCGCCTGGCGGATGCGGGGGCGCGGGTCATCAAGATCGAGAGACCAGAAGGCGATTTTGCTCGCAATTATGACAAGTTGGTGCGGGGGCAGAGCGCCTATTTCGTCTGGCTGAACCGGGGCAAAGAATCTGTCTGCCTGGATCTGAGATTGGAATCTGATCGGGCGGTCTTGGACGCCCTCATCGCGCAGGCAGACGTCTTCATTCAGAACCTGAAACCGGGAAGTATTGACAAGCTTGGTTTTGCATCATCCGATCTTCGTCGCCGTTTTCCCCGCCTCATTGCCTGCGACATCTCCGGTTTCGGTGAGGGCGGTCCGTTCTCCCATCTCAAGGCCTACGATCTCATCGTCCAGGCTGAGTCGGGACTGAGCGCGATCACGGGGACCCAGGAAGGCCCAGCCCGCGTCGGTGTCTCGGTCTGCGACATCTCAGCAGGAATGACCGCGCACGCCGCGATTTTGGAAGCGCTGTTCCATCGGGAGCGAACCGGTGAGGGCGCATCTATCCAAGTTTCGTTGTTTGATGCGATTGTCGACTGGATGAATGTTCCAGTTCTTCAACACGACTACAGCGACTACCAAACCGTTCGAGCCGGTGTAAACCATCCATCGCTGGCGCCCTACGGTGCGTATCGTTGTACCGACGGGAAGGATGTCATCTTCTCGGTCCAGAACGATCGCGAGTGGGTCAATTTTTGCGCGATGTTCCTGAAGAGACCTGAGCTGACGCGCCAGCCCGGCTTTGCGGACAATATGGAACGAGTAGGGATGCGCAAGCTTCTCGACGAAATAATCAAGGCCCGCTTTTCTGAACTCTCGAGCGACGGGGCGATGCTTGAGCTTGAGGCGGCAGGCCTGGCCTATGGGCGATTGCGCGACATTCCGGCTGTCTCGAAGCATCCACATGTGCGCAGAACATTGGTAGATACCCCGGAGGGGGCCATCGACGTTATAGCGCCTGCTGCAATTTTCAATAATGAGAAGCCCTCGTTCGGCCCTGTACCTGCGCTTGGAGCCCACACGACGTCTGTCAAAGAAGAGCTTTGCTGGTGGCCGGGAAGACCTAGTGAAGGATTTTTCCATACCGGCCAGGATTGA
- a CDS encoding site-specific integrase — protein MLEFYFSYGGVLKRLRSGALGGEMDRLAEHFFRLGYKRASAKIYLSRIARFSRFAGTRCGPMPIHQDVVDSYLRTFPADTPRIGAVSALGHARRVAPERFIIAVPSEEDDPDAPLLASFSDYLRRVRGLEPKSREGVLLGGRRFLDWCRHHHPGQDIEALTAKQVLAAVEYRLSLSTTSGSRTAATSHIRTFLRFLYWAGRHHQDLARIVPRTPSWRLAHLPPRLAWDDVRHAIDAIGATTPVGIRDRAVLLLLATTGIRNGELRAIRLRDIDWRTGEVFVRRTKGKRDRVVPLLEETGAALADYILRARPRVDSPYLFLSFTPPVGPFKCAAPVSRIVRKRLRHGGVELGRVAGAHLLRHSLATQLVGQRRPINEVADLLGHRSINTTALYVKVAASQLAEVALPFPGGVA, from the coding sequence ATGCTCGAGTTCTATTTTTCGTACGGTGGGGTGCTCAAGCGCCTTCGTAGTGGTGCGCTCGGTGGCGAGATGGATCGCCTCGCGGAGCATTTTTTCAGACTTGGTTACAAACGAGCGTCGGCCAAGATTTATCTGAGCCGAATTGCGCGCTTCAGCCGGTTTGCCGGGACACGCTGCGGTCCGATGCCGATCCATCAAGATGTCGTCGATAGCTATTTGCGCACGTTTCCTGCGGATACGCCGCGCATTGGAGCTGTGTCGGCGCTAGGACACGCACGGCGAGTGGCTCCGGAGCGGTTCATTATTGCTGTTCCAAGTGAAGAGGATGATCCGGATGCTCCGCTTCTGGCCTCCTTTTCGGACTATCTGCGCAGGGTACGGGGCCTGGAGCCGAAGTCCCGCGAAGGCGTTCTTCTGGGCGGCCGCCGCTTTCTGGATTGGTGCCGCCATCACCATCCCGGCCAGGACATCGAGGCGTTGACGGCCAAGCAGGTCCTTGCTGCTGTCGAGTATCGGCTGTCGCTATCGACAACCTCCGGGAGCCGCACGGCAGCGACTTCTCACATTCGAACATTTCTTCGGTTTTTATATTGGGCTGGTCGCCATCACCAAGATCTCGCCCGCATCGTCCCAAGGACGCCCTCTTGGCGTTTGGCGCATTTGCCGCCGCGCCTTGCATGGGATGACGTTCGGCACGCGATCGATGCAATCGGCGCAACGACGCCGGTCGGCATCCGCGATCGAGCCGTCCTGCTGCTGCTCGCCACCACGGGCATTCGCAACGGCGAGTTACGCGCCATTCGGCTTCGCGATATCGACTGGCGTACTGGCGAGGTTTTTGTCCGGCGGACCAAAGGCAAGCGTGATCGGGTGGTGCCACTCCTCGAGGAGACCGGCGCCGCACTCGCCGATTACATCCTGCGCGCTCGACCGAGGGTGGATAGTCCGTATCTGTTCCTGTCGTTCACGCCGCCGGTGGGACCGTTCAAGTGTGCGGCGCCTGTTTCAAGGATCGTGCGGAAGCGGTTGCGGCATGGCGGGGTCGAACTCGGGCGGGTCGCAGGTGCGCATCTCCTGCGCCACAGCCTTGCTACCCAGCTTGTCGGGCAGCGAAGGCCGATCAACGAGGTCGCCGATCTTCTTGGCCACCGGAGCATCAACACAACGGCGCTGTACGTGAAGGTTGCGGCCTCGCAGCTCGCCGAGGTCGCACTCCCCTTTCCGGGAGGCGTGGCATGA